A window of Lacibacter sediminis contains these coding sequences:
- a CDS encoding DUF6804 family protein — protein sequence MNINLLKIVLALLLFACLLQMPYGYYQLVRFLAMAFFAYFAYETFLDGRKSIALLYIFLAILFQPIVKIALGRLIWNIVDVIVGVVLIISVISQKKKLNN from the coding sequence ATGAATATCAATCTTCTGAAAATTGTTTTGGCACTTTTGCTTTTTGCGTGTCTATTGCAAATGCCGTATGGCTATTATCAACTTGTTCGTTTTCTTGCAATGGCTTTCTTTGCCTACTTTGCTTACGAGACATTTTTAGATGGAAGGAAAAGTATCGCATTGTTGTATATTTTTCTGGCTATTTTATTTCAACCAATAGTTAAAATAGCGCTGGGAAGATTAATTTGGAATATTGTAGATGTGATAGTAGGAGTTGTTTTAATAATCAGTGTAATTAGTCAGAAAAAGAAACTAAATAATTAG
- a CDS encoding tellurite resistance TerB family protein: MDHITFDKLLLKTAFCCMASDGHIDKREVAIIESMCEKSPLFSDFNFHDEINLLVTKLNTDGKEFIKYYFDLLDKSSLTEEEEMNLIDFALHTINADEQVEYSEVKFFKNIRHRLKVSDDKILSVHPDIEIYLEEDLVTDSFLSKITLQYLEGTEFPKFELINTIQPGTKEE, encoded by the coding sequence ATGGACCACATTACATTCGACAAGCTATTACTAAAGACCGCTTTTTGTTGTATGGCCTCCGATGGACATATTGACAAAAGAGAAGTTGCCATTATAGAGTCCATGTGTGAAAAATCACCTTTGTTTAGCGATTTTAATTTTCACGATGAAATCAACCTCCTTGTAACAAAGCTTAACACAGATGGCAAAGAATTCATCAAGTATTATTTCGATTTATTAGATAAATCTTCCTTAACTGAAGAAGAAGAAATGAATTTGATTGATTTTGCACTTCATACAATTAATGCAGATGAGCAAGTTGAGTATTCGGAAGTCAAATTCTTTAAGAATATACGTCATCGTTTAAAAGTAAGTGATGACAAAATATTAAGCGTACACCCGGATATTGAAATCTATCTCGAAGAGGATCTTGTAACTGATTCCTTCCTTAGTAAAATTACACTTCAATATCTAGAAGGAACTGAGTTTCCAAAGTTTGAATTGATTAATACAATTCAGCCAGGTACTAAAGAAGAATAA